One stretch of Candidatus Baltobacteraceae bacterium DNA includes these proteins:
- a CDS encoding threonine dehydratase — translation MPNLPEIRRAAKVVHSVFPGTPQYTWPLLSKRLEAEVWVKHENETPIGAFKVRGGLSYLEALAQKHPVRGVITATRGNHGQSIAFAAARHGVNATIVVPHNNSVEKNAAMRAFGAELVVHGRDFQEAAEYMQRLAVERDLHEVASFHPWLVRGVATYALEFFDAVRDLDVVYVPIGMGSGICGTIAVRDALGLATQIVGVVSDAADAYAQSFEAGHIITTESADTFADGVACRVPNPDAFAMIRRGATRVIRVNDAEVKAAMRAYFTDIHRVVEGAGAVPLAAAMREREYLRGKKIGLVISGGNIDRDLFAGILAAHTG, via the coding sequence TTGCCCAATCTCCCGGAAATCAGGCGTGCGGCGAAGGTCGTCCACTCGGTCTTTCCGGGAACTCCGCAATATACGTGGCCACTGCTTTCGAAGCGCCTCGAAGCCGAAGTGTGGGTCAAGCACGAGAACGAGACTCCGATCGGCGCATTCAAGGTCCGCGGCGGACTTTCGTATCTCGAGGCGCTAGCCCAAAAACATCCGGTTCGCGGCGTGATCACGGCCACGCGCGGGAATCACGGACAGAGCATCGCGTTCGCGGCCGCGCGGCACGGCGTCAATGCCACGATCGTCGTCCCGCACAACAACAGCGTCGAGAAGAATGCGGCGATGCGCGCCTTTGGTGCGGAACTCGTCGTGCATGGCCGCGACTTTCAAGAGGCGGCCGAATATATGCAGCGGCTCGCGGTCGAGCGCGATCTGCACGAGGTGGCTTCGTTCCATCCATGGCTCGTCCGCGGTGTCGCCACGTATGCGCTCGAGTTCTTTGATGCCGTCCGCGATCTGGATGTCGTATACGTGCCGATCGGTATGGGATCGGGAATCTGCGGGACGATCGCAGTGCGCGATGCGCTCGGTCTCGCGACCCAAATCGTTGGCGTCGTCTCAGATGCCGCGGATGCCTACGCCCAATCGTTCGAAGCCGGCCACATCATAACGACCGAGAGCGCCGACACGTTTGCCGACGGCGTAGCATGCCGTGTGCCCAATCCGGACGCGTTCGCGATGATTCGTCGCGGTGCGACTCGCGTGATTCGCGTCAACGATGCTGAGGTCAAAGCCGCGATGCGTGCCTATTTCACCGACATCCACAGAGTCGTCGAGGGTGCGGGAGCAGTGCCGCTCGCCGCTGCCATGCGCGAACGCGAATACCTACGCGGGAAAAAGATCGGGCTCGTAATTTCTGGGGGGAACATCGACCGGGATCTCTTTGCGGGGATCCTCGCGGCGCATACCGGGTGA
- a CDS encoding HRDC domain-containing protein, which produces MVSDTSALASLCARIADAPRVGLDTEFHAERSYTANLMVVQVAIPKGNNGGINEVAIIDPLAVRNLRHLVDALHATTVVGHALTSDLKIFADQFEMLPAAVFDTQLAAAFCGYGLSISLLDLVRDLTKVQLRKSQTVSDWSTRPLSVKQVDYLVDDVRYLFSLQDALIERLRERGRLEWVIEECRGLADATRYRPDQSRLYLKIPGNSRLNRRELGVLKELAVARDHAARERNIPLKYVIPDDAMVGIAQIRPKTTEDLAQLRRLDNGIRRTFGKMIVDAVKRGEEIPENDLPAKPIRSLTPQRESLVSTMNVLVNAIAAENDLPATLLAPRSALERVARELPQTYDAFVATLGLAPWRRELIVEPLWRFLSGRVPLRIEGYGEGVPRTIVGEP; this is translated from the coding sequence ATCGTCTCCGACACGAGCGCACTCGCATCGCTTTGCGCGCGAATTGCGGATGCGCCGCGCGTCGGTCTCGATACGGAATTTCATGCGGAGCGTTCGTACACTGCCAACTTGATGGTCGTTCAGGTCGCGATTCCCAAAGGCAACAACGGTGGGATCAACGAGGTTGCGATCATCGATCCGCTCGCGGTTCGCAATCTGCGTCACCTCGTCGACGCACTGCACGCGACGACCGTCGTCGGTCACGCGCTCACCAGCGATCTCAAGATTTTCGCCGATCAGTTCGAGATGCTGCCCGCGGCGGTTTTCGATACGCAGCTCGCCGCGGCGTTTTGCGGCTACGGTCTCTCGATCTCGTTGCTCGATCTCGTGCGCGATCTCACCAAAGTCCAGCTTCGCAAATCGCAGACGGTCAGCGATTGGTCGACTCGGCCGCTTTCCGTCAAACAGGTCGACTATCTCGTCGACGACGTCCGTTATCTGTTCTCGCTGCAAGACGCTTTGATCGAGCGTTTGCGCGAGCGTGGGCGCCTAGAGTGGGTCATCGAGGAATGCCGCGGGCTTGCCGATGCAACGCGGTATCGTCCGGACCAAAGCCGTCTCTATCTGAAGATTCCTGGCAATTCGCGGCTCAACCGGCGTGAGCTCGGCGTGCTCAAAGAGCTTGCGGTTGCGCGCGATCATGCGGCGCGCGAGCGCAACATTCCGCTCAAGTACGTGATTCCGGACGATGCTATGGTCGGCATCGCACAAATCCGTCCGAAAACGACCGAAGATCTGGCACAGCTTCGCCGTCTGGACAATGGCATTCGCCGAACATTCGGCAAGATGATCGTCGATGCAGTGAAGCGCGGCGAAGAGATTCCTGAGAACGATCTGCCGGCCAAACCGATTCGCTCACTTACTCCGCAGCGCGAGTCCTTGGTTTCGACGATGAACGTGCTCGTCAACGCGATCGCCGCCGAAAACGATCTGCCTGCGACTTTACTCGCTCCGCGTTCAGCGCTCGAGCGCGTTGCTCGCGAGCTGCCGCAAACGTATGACGCTTTCGTCGCGACGCTCGGTCTTGCGCCTTGGCGGCGGGAGCTCATCGTGGAGCCGCTGTGGCGCTTCTTAAGCGGGCGAGTTCCCCTGCGAATCGAGGGCTACGGGGAGGGAGTGCCGCGCACCATCGTCGGCGAACCCTGA
- a CDS encoding class I SAM-dependent methyltransferase gives MTRSELLAKVAGIEGYLSDDEAWLLYLAARSLAAEAPRIVEIGSYKGRSTIAIGIALVERRAGSLVAIDPHGPTGKTSYTLEHGDADTFVAYEANLARAGVSAYVTSLRATSTQARPTYDLRPIDMLFIDGSHDYEDVLADIDAWAPLLGSGSIVAFNDPYVPGVNRAIRERIASGMLTLASFRHVNNTLFARKVEAAPNHRGMPLPLALYFNVEQLRFRLLKLALRGTLEALGIVYVRPSDVRLPDWRLF, from the coding sequence GTGACGCGTTCCGAACTGCTCGCGAAGGTTGCGGGCATCGAAGGCTATCTGAGCGACGATGAGGCCTGGCTGCTCTACCTCGCCGCGCGCAGCTTGGCGGCAGAAGCTCCGCGCATCGTCGAGATCGGCTCGTACAAAGGGCGCTCGACGATCGCCATCGGTATTGCGCTCGTCGAACGACGCGCGGGCAGTCTGGTGGCAATCGACCCGCATGGTCCAACCGGCAAAACCAGCTACACGCTGGAGCATGGCGACGCCGACACGTTCGTTGCGTACGAGGCCAATCTCGCGCGCGCGGGCGTCTCCGCGTATGTAACATCTCTGCGTGCGACGTCAACGCAGGCGCGTCCGACCTACGACCTGCGGCCGATCGACATGCTCTTTATCGACGGCTCGCACGACTATGAAGACGTTCTGGCCGACATCGATGCGTGGGCGCCGCTCCTAGGCTCGGGGTCCATCGTCGCCTTCAACGATCCGTACGTTCCCGGTGTGAATCGTGCGATTCGTGAGCGCATCGCATCCGGAATGCTGACCCTCGCATCGTTCCGCCACGTCAACAACACGCTGTTCGCACGCAAGGTCGAAGCTGCCCCGAACCACCGCGGAATGCCGCTGCCATTGGCGCTGTATTTCAATGTGGAGCAGCTGCGTTTCAGGCTGCTCAAGCTTGCGCTTCGTGGTACTCTCGAAGCGCTCGGCATTGTTTACGTACGTCCGTCGGACGTGCGACTACCGGATTGGCGCCTCTTCTAA
- a CDS encoding efflux RND transporter permease subunit, with amino-acid sequence MQITRLFVQRPTLVTVFVLLTMLAGGIAAVVLVKQQFPNYDVPTIQVLITYPGASTSELRDAIVRPLEDQIAGAPNLDTIETSIESGQATIVAHFMLSSDVNTDLVQVQGRVQNAQRQLPNDLTTPQVSIYDPSEAVVVSLVASSNSLQPGELSSVVTNRVVPSLEQIPGVSYVVENGAVNPSIQVNVHPNQLLASGLTLTDVTNTIANNNVRAPGGIAYAPNRETNIDIRGDVTTPPSVADLLVSGGSTSTPSGTNAFGSSARLFRIGDIASVTDTFEPQRVYAYTHGSQSIALDVQKASNTSEVQASESVLRALPGLERAYPNIHFDVLNVQATYTREQLSGVIRTLIEAIIFTGIVMLFFLHSWRNAVVVMLAIPTSLLVTLAAMRMANFTIDTVSLLAMTLIIGILVDDSIVVLENIERHHENGEDPRNAAVSGRMEIGVAAIVITLVDVVVFLPISFLPGSVGLFLREFGLVVTVATLTSLFVSFTVTPALAGRWSLLSKWRPWRIIDSFAAGFDSLRGWYVTRALEWALEKRLAVVIISFGSLALALLLIPLGIVGFEFVPQVDRGEIYVTLTYPTGTPLETTRQGVLAVERYIDTIPDVSAETALAGAYVGNLSGYINNGAIGQLHLFLRPNRSQSTATWTTRIQARAQRIASGAKIVVIPATDIQGGIQQPIDEVVSATGDVDPAPYAVQVYQALLNSKGAVDVTTTGTDDSPQVEVQFDRDRARTLNTSIGTASTAIRAAFGGVIATQFTGVDGLKDVQVIYPQRDQTNLAAIAAIPVRSNSGQIVHVGDIAHLQYAPAPPLIARIDRQSVVYIGANIAPGAELSNVQRAFDARVRQLHLPPTVHVQPITGGNQQSVHDTVVGMSVSLLLSIALVYLLMVALYDSYRTPFVIMFSVPVAVVGALGSLALAHETLNLFSFIGAVLLIGLVTKNGILLVDFANRLRHSGLDEIEAVRESAMERFRPIIMTTCAMIAGMLPLALALDPGSQAERSLGTVVIGGLTSSLLLTLLLVPIVYLKFSPPPREPESLEQILAGKKGGLEEAPIR; translated from the coding sequence ATGCAGATCACACGTCTTTTCGTTCAACGTCCGACACTGGTAACGGTCTTCGTTCTCTTGACCATGTTGGCGGGCGGCATTGCAGCCGTCGTCCTGGTCAAACAGCAGTTCCCCAACTACGACGTTCCGACGATTCAAGTACTCATCACGTATCCGGGCGCGTCGACCAGCGAGCTGCGCGATGCAATCGTTCGGCCGCTCGAAGATCAGATTGCGGGCGCGCCCAACCTCGACACGATCGAAACGTCGATCGAGTCGGGACAGGCGACGATCGTCGCGCACTTCATGCTTTCCTCGGACGTAAACACCGATCTCGTTCAAGTCCAGGGCCGCGTCCAAAACGCGCAACGCCAATTGCCGAACGACCTAACGACGCCGCAAGTCTCAATCTACGATCCGAGCGAAGCAGTCGTCGTCTCGTTGGTCGCGAGCTCCAACTCGCTACAGCCCGGCGAGCTCTCTTCGGTCGTTACGAATCGCGTCGTCCCTTCGCTCGAGCAAATCCCGGGCGTTTCGTACGTGGTCGAAAACGGGGCAGTGAATCCGTCGATCCAGGTGAACGTCCATCCGAATCAACTGCTCGCTTCGGGGTTGACGCTCACGGACGTCACCAACACGATCGCGAACAACAACGTCCGCGCGCCCGGCGGAATCGCATACGCGCCGAATCGCGAGACCAATATCGACATTCGCGGTGATGTCACCACGCCGCCTTCGGTTGCCGATTTGCTGGTCAGCGGCGGATCGACGTCGACGCCGTCCGGAACAAATGCGTTCGGTTCGTCCGCACGGCTCTTCCGCATCGGCGACATTGCAAGCGTTACGGATACGTTCGAGCCTCAGCGAGTCTATGCATACACGCACGGCTCGCAAAGCATCGCGCTCGACGTGCAAAAAGCCAGCAACACGAGCGAAGTCCAGGCATCGGAATCTGTGCTGCGCGCTCTGCCCGGGCTCGAGCGCGCGTATCCGAACATTCACTTTGACGTTCTCAACGTTCAAGCTACCTACACCAGAGAGCAGCTTTCCGGTGTTATCCGCACGCTGATCGAAGCGATCATCTTTACCGGAATCGTGATGCTCTTCTTCTTGCATTCGTGGCGCAATGCGGTTGTGGTCATGCTCGCGATCCCGACGTCGCTGCTCGTCACGCTCGCGGCGATGCGGATGGCCAACTTCACGATCGACACGGTATCGCTGCTCGCGATGACGCTGATCATCGGCATTTTGGTCGACGACTCGATCGTCGTATTGGAAAACATCGAGCGCCATCACGAAAACGGCGAGGATCCGCGCAATGCTGCGGTCAGCGGCCGAATGGAGATCGGCGTCGCCGCCATCGTCATCACGCTCGTCGACGTGGTCGTCTTCTTACCGATCTCGTTCTTGCCGGGTTCGGTCGGGTTGTTCTTGCGCGAATTCGGACTCGTCGTCACGGTGGCGACGCTCACGTCGCTGTTCGTCTCCTTCACGGTAACGCCGGCCCTTGCCGGCCGCTGGTCGCTGCTCTCGAAGTGGCGTCCGTGGCGCATAATCGATTCGTTCGCTGCCGGGTTCGATTCGCTGCGCGGATGGTACGTAACACGCGCACTCGAGTGGGCGCTGGAAAAACGGCTCGCCGTCGTCATCATCTCATTCGGCTCGCTCGCACTCGCGTTGCTGCTAATCCCTCTCGGTATCGTCGGGTTCGAATTCGTTCCGCAGGTCGATCGCGGTGAAATCTACGTTACGCTGACGTATCCGACCGGAACGCCGCTCGAGACGACGCGCCAAGGCGTCCTCGCTGTCGAGCGCTACATCGATACGATTCCGGACGTGTCCGCGGAGACGGCGCTCGCCGGCGCATACGTTGGGAACCTTTCGGGCTACATCAACAACGGCGCGATCGGGCAGCTGCACTTATTTCTGCGGCCTAATCGTTCGCAGTCGACAGCCACGTGGACGACACGCATTCAGGCTCGCGCACAGCGCATCGCCTCCGGCGCGAAAATCGTCGTGATCCCTGCGACTGACATTCAAGGTGGAATCCAGCAACCGATCGACGAGGTCGTCAGCGCGACCGGCGACGTCGATCCGGCGCCATATGCGGTGCAGGTCTATCAAGCACTCCTGAATTCAAAAGGTGCGGTCGACGTCACGACGACCGGAACCGATGATTCGCCGCAGGTCGAGGTTCAATTCGATCGCGACCGCGCCCGTACGCTCAACACGTCGATCGGAACCGCATCGACGGCGATCCGCGCAGCGTTCGGCGGTGTCATTGCGACACAGTTCACGGGCGTCGATGGGCTCAAGGACGTTCAAGTCATCTATCCGCAGCGCGATCAAACGAACCTCGCAGCTATCGCGGCAATCCCCGTCCGCTCGAACAGCGGTCAGATCGTCCACGTCGGCGATATTGCACACTTGCAATACGCACCCGCGCCGCCACTGATCGCGCGCATCGATCGTCAAAGCGTCGTTTACATCGGCGCCAACATCGCGCCGGGCGCCGAACTTTCCAACGTTCAACGCGCCTTCGACGCGCGCGTACGTCAATTGCACTTGCCCCCGACCGTGCACGTTCAGCCGATTACCGGCGGCAACCAGCAATCGGTGCACGACACGGTGGTCGGGATGAGCGTTTCGCTCCTGCTCTCGATCGCGCTCGTCTATCTGTTGATGGTCGCGCTTTACGACAGCTATCGCACGCCGTTCGTCATCATGTTTTCCGTACCCGTTGCAGTCGTCGGCGCCTTGGGCTCGCTCGCGCTCGCGCACGAAACGCTGAACCTCTTTTCGTTCATCGGCGCCGTCTTGCTGATCGGTCTCGTCACGAAGAACGGCATCTTGCTTGTCGATTTTGCGAATCGTCTGCGCCATTCGGGGCTCGATGAGATCGAGGCCGTACGCGAAAGCGCGATGGAACGGTTCCGTCCGATCATCATGACCACGTGCGCGATGATTGCCGGCATGCTGCCGCTAGCGCTCGCGCTCGATCCGGGCTCGCAAGCCGAACGTTCGCTCGGAACCGTCGTCATCGGCGGTCTTACGAGCTCGCTGCTCCTGACGTTGCTGCTCGTCCCGATCGTTTACCTGAAATTCTCGCCGCCGCCGCGCGAACCCGAATCGCTCGAGCAGATCCTGGCCGGCAAAAAAGGCGGCTTAGAAGAGGCGCCAATCCGGTAG
- the acnA gene encoding aconitate hydratase AcnA, with translation MPKIDSFKAADTLRVGNRSYRYVRLDALERAGVARLAELPYSIKVLLENLLRYEDGNTVKRDDIEALAKYRPGGEQREIAFRPARVLLQDFTGVPAVVDLAVMRDAIAKMGGDPKKINPLQPVELVIDHSVQVDAFGSAGAFARNGELEFERNRERYLFLKWGQGAFSNFRAVPPDTGIVHQVNIEFLARVVFGAGGAGSPAPAGETDAYPDTVVGTDSHTTMVNGLGVVAWGVGGIEAEAAMLGQPITMLIPEVIGFRLTGNLKEGVTATDLVLTVTEMLRKKGVVGKFVEFYGKGLSNLAVADRTTLGNMSPEYGSTIAVFPVDHRTLEYLRLTGRSDDQVALVEAYAKAQGLYRTDETPDATYADTLSLDLGEVVPNLAGPRRPQDRVALSNVKSSFSSALAEWQKARGGNGKPTNGALGDGAVVIAAITSCTNTSNPSVMIGAGLVAKKAVERGIKPKPWVKTSLAPGSQVVTDYLERAGLWPYLNEMGFNLVAYGCTTCIGNSGPLPDEVAKKVSDEDLIVAAVLSGNRNFEGRIHPQVRANYLASPMLVVAYALAGRMDVDLTTEPLGTDKNGKPVFLREIWPSNEEIGKAVADAVQSAMFKKRYGDVYTGDDRWRGMAAPTGERYAWDAKSEYVKPAPYFDGMPAKPEAKPDIVDARVLAVLGDSVTTDHISPAGSIAKSSPAAKYLVEHGVEQRDFNSYGARRGNHEVMMRGTFANTRLKNMLVPGVEGGVTRYLPTGEQMSIYDAAMRYKTDKTPLIILAGKEYGSGSSRDWAAKGPMLLGITAVIAESLEKIHRSNLIGMGILPLEFAKGVTRESLGLTGEESFTIRGLATISPRQTLKVEAKLPGGKTTTFETMIRIDTPDEMQYYRHGGILQYVLRQIAAS, from the coding sequence ATGCCGAAAATCGACTCATTCAAAGCCGCTGACACGCTTCGAGTCGGAAACCGTTCGTACCGATACGTTCGCCTCGATGCACTAGAGCGCGCAGGCGTTGCGCGACTCGCAGAGCTTCCCTACTCGATAAAAGTTCTGCTCGAGAATCTGCTGCGTTACGAAGACGGCAACACCGTCAAACGCGACGACATCGAAGCGCTTGCGAAGTACAGACCGGGCGGCGAGCAACGCGAGATCGCATTTCGACCGGCCCGTGTGTTGCTGCAAGATTTCACCGGCGTCCCCGCCGTCGTCGATCTCGCCGTCATGCGGGACGCAATTGCGAAGATGGGTGGCGATCCGAAGAAGATCAATCCGCTGCAGCCCGTCGAGCTGGTCATCGATCACTCGGTGCAAGTCGACGCGTTTGGTTCGGCCGGCGCCTTCGCGCGCAACGGGGAGCTCGAATTCGAACGCAACCGCGAACGCTATCTCTTTTTGAAATGGGGGCAAGGCGCGTTTTCGAATTTCCGCGCCGTTCCGCCCGACACGGGTATCGTCCATCAGGTCAACATCGAGTTCCTAGCGCGCGTCGTCTTCGGCGCGGGCGGTGCAGGCTCGCCGGCACCCGCGGGTGAGACCGACGCGTATCCGGACACGGTCGTCGGCACCGATTCGCACACGACCATGGTGAACGGACTCGGCGTCGTAGCTTGGGGCGTCGGAGGTATCGAAGCCGAAGCCGCAATGCTGGGTCAGCCGATCACGATGTTGATTCCGGAAGTCATCGGCTTCAGGCTGACCGGCAATTTGAAGGAAGGCGTCACGGCAACCGACTTGGTGCTGACCGTCACCGAGATGCTTCGCAAGAAGGGCGTGGTCGGTAAGTTCGTCGAGTTTTACGGCAAGGGACTTTCGAATCTCGCGGTCGCCGATCGCACGACGCTCGGTAACATGTCGCCGGAATACGGTTCGACGATCGCCGTCTTTCCGGTCGATCATCGCACGCTCGAATATTTGCGGCTCACAGGACGTTCCGACGATCAAGTCGCGCTCGTCGAAGCCTACGCCAAGGCGCAAGGTTTGTACCGGACCGACGAAACGCCGGACGCAACCTACGCGGATACGCTCTCGCTCGATCTCGGTGAGGTCGTTCCGAATCTCGCCGGACCGCGCCGTCCGCAAGATCGCGTCGCGCTCAGCAATGTGAAGTCGTCGTTTTCCTCGGCGCTTGCCGAATGGCAAAAAGCCCGCGGTGGAAACGGTAAGCCCACGAACGGCGCGCTGGGTGACGGCGCTGTCGTCATCGCGGCGATCACGAGCTGCACGAACACCTCGAATCCATCGGTTATGATCGGCGCCGGGCTCGTCGCAAAGAAAGCCGTCGAACGCGGAATCAAACCAAAACCGTGGGTGAAGACGAGCCTTGCACCCGGCTCGCAAGTCGTCACCGATTATTTGGAACGCGCGGGCTTGTGGCCGTATCTCAACGAGATGGGGTTCAATCTAGTCGCTTACGGCTGCACGACCTGCATTGGAAATTCCGGTCCGCTGCCCGACGAGGTCGCAAAGAAAGTCTCCGACGAAGATTTGATCGTAGCTGCGGTGCTTTCGGGAAATCGCAATTTCGAAGGCCGTATCCATCCCCAAGTGCGCGCGAATTATCTCGCGTCGCCGATGCTCGTCGTCGCGTATGCGCTCGCGGGCCGGATGGACGTCGATCTTACGACCGAACCGCTCGGCACGGACAAGAACGGCAAGCCCGTGTTTCTGCGCGAGATCTGGCCGTCGAACGAAGAGATTGGAAAAGCGGTTGCCGACGCCGTGCAATCCGCGATGTTCAAGAAACGTTACGGCGACGTCTACACCGGTGACGATCGCTGGCGTGGAATGGCTGCCCCGACGGGCGAGCGCTACGCTTGGGACGCGAAGAGCGAGTACGTCAAACCCGCACCCTACTTCGACGGCATGCCGGCGAAACCGGAGGCCAAGCCGGATATCGTCGATGCACGCGTGCTCGCGGTACTCGGGGACAGCGTCACGACCGACCACATTTCTCCGGCCGGAAGCATCGCGAAATCGAGCCCTGCCGCAAAGTACTTGGTCGAACACGGCGTCGAGCAGCGTGACTTCAATTCTTACGGCGCGCGCCGCGGCAATCACGAAGTGATGATGCGCGGCACGTTTGCGAACACGCGCTTGAAGAATATGCTCGTCCCCGGCGTCGAAGGCGGCGTAACGCGCTATCTTCCAACCGGCGAGCAGATGTCGATCTATGACGCGGCGATGCGTTATAAAACCGATAAGACGCCGCTGATCATCCTGGCCGGAAAAGAATACGGCAGCGGTTCATCGCGCGATTGGGCTGCAAAAGGTCCGATGCTGCTCGGCATCACCGCCGTGATCGCGGAGTCGCTGGAGAAGATTCACCGGAGCAACCTGATCGGTATGGGCATTCTTCCGCTCGAGTTCGCAAAAGGCGTCACGCGCGAGTCGCTTGGCCTTACCGGCGAAGAGTCGTTCACGATTCGAGGGCTCGCGACTATCTCGCCGCGTCAGACGCTCAAAGTCGAAGCGAAGTTGCCCGGTGGAAAGACGACGACGTTCGAGACGATGATTCGTATCGACACGCCGGACGAGATGCAGTATTACCGCCACGGCGGCATCCTGCAGTACGTCTTGCGCCAAATCGCCGCATCATAG